The genomic region TCGCAATTTCAACCACTACGGCCCTTTCCTGCGCGTCAAAATCGCCATCAGCAGCACCAATTGCGCAGACTACCCGCACAAGCAGACGCGCCTGATCGTCGTTGCCTCTAATCTTGCCGATCGCTTTCAGCGCCGATGCTTTGCCTATCCCATGATCAAACTCGAAATCACTAGCGGCCTTCTGGAAGACCTCAATGACCTGACGCATGTCAAAATGCTTCAGTTCGTCGGCTCGTTCAATAAAGCCAGCCATCTTCTGCTTTTCAGACGCGTCGATATTTCCATCCGCTGCAGCGACCAAGGCACAGCCACTCACTACCGCTTCCATGAAGGAGCGATTCTTGAACTTGGAGGCTTCCGCCGTCAGTTTAGAGCGAGCCTGTTCCGCATTTTGTTTTAACCAGTTGAACATATCTCTATCCTCAAATTACACACA from Marinobacter sp. LV10R510-11A harbors:
- a CDS encoding tellurite resistance TerB family protein — its product is MFNWLKQNAEQARSKLTAEASKFKNRSFMEAVVSGCALVAAADGNIDASEKQKMAGFIERADELKHFDMRQVIEVFQKAASDFEFDHGIGKASALKAIGKIRGNDDQARLLVRVVCAIGAADGDFDAQERAVVVEIAKELELNPEDFDL